The region GGTCAATCTGCAACGGATGATCGTGCAACACCTTCTGTTGGGCTTCCACCACGCCTGCGGCGAAGGTGAGATAATCCCCCAGCGGGTGATCTTCAGCTAGCTGACGCAGACGTTCCGCACGGCTGCTGTACAGGCTTTTCAGATTGGCGAAAAGCAGCGGAGGGATATTTCCTTCCGACATCGATTTTTCATTCTGTTCTAACTGTTCCTGAGGAACAATACGAATACTCATCAGGGGGATTTTCCTGTTATTTACGTTGTCTATCCGATAGATTTCGGGATGCGGGAAGGCCGCCAGCGCGGTCCGAAAGATAGCGGGTATAGCTCACCTTTAGCCAAGATTATACCCATCATGCCTATCGACTTCCTGATTTCCGGCAAGGTTATGGCTGTTTTTTGCTATCAATAGGGTTGCTTCCCGCCATGACGTAGACAGTAGCAGAAAAGCAGCAAGCCGCTCCACACCTCTAAAGAGGTGCTCGTGTCAGACGTTCGTTTATCTGTGCCCGAATCAGCGCGGCTAACACGATCACGCTTTGTTCACAGCGTTCGTCCCATTCGTAGGAGGCGTTGAAGCGGAAATAGCCGTCGAATTGGTCACCAGTCGTGAACATTTTCCCCGGCGCAATGCTGACGCCCCGCTCCAGCGCACAGCGGTATAGCTCCGTGCTGCTGACGCCTTCAGGTAATTCCAACCAGAGAAAATAGCCGCCTTGTGCATGATGAATGCGAACGTCACCCGGAAAATGCCTACGTAGAGACTGTAACGCCGCATGCTTACGCTGCTCCAGCGCCCGCCGCAGGCGGCGCAGATGGCTGTCATAGCTGCTGGTCGCCAGATAGTCAGCAATCGCCAGTTGCATCGGCGCACTGGTTGATAAGGTACTCATCAGCTGTAAACGCTGAATGCTGCCCGCATAGCTCCCTGCTGCCACCCAGCCGATACGAAATCCCGCCACCAGATTTTTAGAAAACGAGGAACAGTGCAAAATTGTCCCTTTTTTATCCAACGCCTTAGCAGGCAGCGGACGTTGCAGGCCAGTGTATAGCTCGCTATAGACGTCGTCCTCGACCAGTCCGACACCGTGTTTCTCCAGCATTGCCACCAGCCGCTGTTTCTTCTCCCAGGACAACGTGTAGCCGAGCGGGTTATGGAAATTAGTCATCAGCCAGCAGGCTTTGATCGGGTAGTCATTCAATGCCTGCTGCAACGCCTCAAGATCGATACCCTGTTGCGGATCGGTCGCAATCGCAATGGCCTTGAGCTTAAGACGTTCAATCGCCTGTAGCGCACCGTAAAAAGCCGGAGATTCGATCGCCACGTAATCACCCGGTTCCGTCAATACCTGAAGGCTGAGATTGAGGGACTCCATCGCCCCCGCTGTAATGACAATTTCATCGGGCGAGACGGCAATCCCCTGCAACGCGTAGCGCTGGGCGATGTTCTTCCTCAGATTCTCGTTACCCGGCGGCAAATTATCC is a window of Pectobacterium punjabense DNA encoding:
- a CDS encoding PLP-dependent aminotransferase family protein, translating into MAKFEQLAHQIREQLQEGIWQPGDKLPSLREKSLHAGMSLMTVLHAYQLLESQGLIVSRPQSGYYAAPRLSPASIDSSHSPVGRDRVQLTEDVDVNAFIFDVLQASKDPTVMPFGSAFPDPQLFPQRQLTRSLASVARHMQPQSALDNLPPGNENLRKNIAQRYALQGIAVSPDEIVITAGAMESLNLSLQVLTEPGDYVAIESPAFYGALQAIERLKLKAIAIATDPQQGIDLEALQQALNDYPIKACWLMTNFHNPLGYTLSWEKKQRLVAMLEKHGVGLVEDDVYSELYTGLQRPLPAKALDKKGTILHCSSFSKNLVAGFRIGWVAAGSYAGSIQRLQLMSTLSTSAPMQLAIADYLATSSYDSHLRRLRRALEQRKHAALQSLRRHFPGDVRIHHAQGGYFLWLELPEGVSSTELYRCALERGVSIAPGKMFTTGDQFDGYFRFNASYEWDERCEQSVIVLAALIRAQINERLTRAPL